Proteins found in one Nerophis lumbriciformis linkage group LG27, RoL_Nlum_v2.1, whole genome shotgun sequence genomic segment:
- the LOC133570141 gene encoding intercellular adhesion molecule 3-like produces the protein MLVLKWISITLLLLHLSGSAITSPLSMHTPAPPQPSHIWPPFPTILPSGPSLSLSIPDSVGGARCPLIMSPPTLVVRFGDPVRANCSLSRTGFSLLGWEVSSLVAPEPTMEHFLVWSVDNMTEWSVSPVCYAVSNLEGSCHLRLPVVVYKLPDSVSIGFVNHSGPLLEHRQYTLQCTVHDVAPARNLVVTFYRGRTKLGRLHSDVTEETPVTEVFRLDVRPGREDAEAPYWCEAEVQLRPEGSPQRPLVVTSQKLPADVLFGPQLLCPAKLRVRMGESLRCEVKGNPQPSVIWLKDGRRVVPPLHSRREHAGKYTVLASGPVGQRNVTVDVEVITNQGTARSSKKHFLLAAMLLTLNWL, from the exons ATGCTGGTGTTAAAGTGGATCAGCATCACCCTGCTGCTGCTTCACCTGTCTGGCTCAG CCATCACATCCCCTCTTTCCATGCACACGCCCGCCCCTCCTCAGCCCTCACACATTTGGCCTCCCTTCCCCACCATCCTCCCTTCTGGACCGTCTCTCTCTCTCAGCATCCCTGATTCTGTTGGAGGAGCCCGCTGTCCTCTCATCATGTCTCCTCCCACCCTGGTGGTCAG GTTTGGAGATCCAGTCAGAGCTAACTGCTCATTGTCTAGGACAGGCTTCTCTCTGCTGGGATGGGAGGTGTCATCACTG GTGGCTCCTGAACCCACCATGGAGCACTTTCTGGTTTGGAGTGTGGACAACATGACCGAGTGGAGCGTCTCACCCGTGTGCTATGCTGTGTCCAACCTGGAAGGATCCTGTCACCTTCGACTGCCTGTTGTCGTGTACA AGCTTCCAGACAGCGTGTCCATCGGCTTCGTCAATCACTCCGGCCCGCTGTTGGAGCACCGTCAGTACACCCTGCAGTGCACGGTCCATGACGTGGCCCCCGCCAGGAACCTAGTCGTGACCTTCTACAGAGGCCGAACTAAACTGGGGCGACTACATTCCGACGTGACGGAGGAGACGCCCGTGACCGAGGTCTTCAGGCTGGACGTCCGCCCCGGGAGAGAAGACGCGGAGGCGCCCTACTGGTGTGAGGCTGAGGTACAACTGCGGCCAGAAGGCTCGCCGCAGAGACCCCTGGTGGTCACGTCACAAAAACTCCCTGCCGACGTCCTCT TCGGCCCGCAGCTCCTCTGTCCTGCAAAGCTGCGGGTGAGGATGGGAGAAAGCCTCCGCTGCGAGGTCAAAGGAAACCCCCAACCGTCGGTCATCTGGCTGAAAGATGGCCGCCGGGTGGTGCCTCCCCTTCACTCCAGGCGGGAGCACGCCGGGAAGTACACGGTCTTGGCCAGCGGGCCTGTTGGGCAGAGGAACGTGACGGTAGACGTGGAGGTGATCACAAACCAAG GCACGGCACGGAGCAGTAAAAAACACTTCCTGTTGGCGGCCATGCTGCTGACCCTCAACTGGCTGTAA